TACCGAGCCCGCGCCCGGGAGTCCTCCCCACCGATCCGCGCCTCCGCCAGGAGTAGCTCCGCCTTCCTCCCGCCACACGCAGCAGCCCTTAGACCTCGCCTCGTGTCTCGGCCCGGGGAGGGGGAGTGGCCCACCCGTcgcatcctccccacccccacagccAGTCGTCCTCTCCTCTGGCCCCCAAAGCCGGCCCCACCCGCCCAGCAAGAAGCCCTCCGCTCTGGGCACCCCCCACGCTTAGCCATTACCCCACCCTCTGCACCCCGACTCCAGAACGACCCCACCAGCCACCCTGGCAGCCAGCGGTCCTCCCCTCGGACCCGCACACTGGGGGACACTTCCCTCAGCCCCCCTTCAGCCCGCTGCCCtccgccgcccctcccccactcccaatCGAGCAGCCcgtacccctccccccaaccccactcctTCCCAGCGCCCCCCGTACCTGCGGAGTCCAGCACCCAGCaaagcccccacctgtctcctgACTTTCTGTGACTCTGTGGATGACGCCGGAGTCCCGCTCAGAAGGGGCTGAAGAGCTCGTCTCAGCACTGCAGCCAGGAACTGTGCAGCCCACTGTCCCAGGCACTCTGTGCGAATGCCACGTGGGTTTCCGGGTGCTCCCGGAAGCCCGAGGAAGATGAGGGAGAAAGATCTAGACGTCTCCTTACACAGAAAGTGGTTGGATCAGAAGAGCACGTGAGGAGACGCTTTGCTACAGAAGCAGCAGTAGCCACGCGCACTGAGGGCCTGAGGTCCCAAGGCTTGGCGCCTCCGGAAGCAATCACAGTAGAAACCCACCTGTAAAGACAGATTGACCAATGAGCCAACATGGGCTCTGCATCTCCAAGTTAGCTCCTCCAACTCGGCCGCCTTACAGGGAGGCCTTCCTATTGGTGGAAGGCCAATGGGCGTGTCTTTTGCTTCCGGAGGCGCCAAGCCTTGGGACCTCACGCTCTCAGTGCGCGTGGCTACTGCTGCTTCCCTAGCAAAGCGCCTCCTCACGTGCTCTCCTGATCCAACCACTTTCTCTGTAAAGGGACGTCTAGAACGTTCTCCCTCATCTTCCTCGGGCTTCCGGGAGCACCCGGAAACCCACGTGGCGTTCGCACAGAGTGCCTGGGACAGTGGGCTGCACAGTTCCTGGCTGCAGTGCTGAGACGAGCTCTTCAGCCCCTTCTGAGCGGGACTCCGGCGTCATCCACAGAGTCACAGAAAGTcaggagacaggtgggggctttGCCGGGTGCTGGACTCCGCAGGTACGGGGGGCGCTGGGAaggagtggggttggggggaggggtacgGGCTGCTCGattgggagtgggggaggggcggcggaGGGCAGCGGGCTGaaggggggctgggggaagggtccCCCAGTGTGCGGGTCCGAGGGGAGGACCGCTGGCTGCCAGGGTGGCTGGTGGGGTCGTTCTGGAGTCGGGGTGCAGAGGGTGGGGTAATGGCTAAGCGTGGGGGGGCCCTGAGCGGAGGGCTTCTTGCTTGGCGGGTGGGGCCGGCTTTGGGGGCCACAGGAGAGGACGACTggctgtgggggtggggaggacgtGACGGGCGGGCCACTCCCCCTCCCCGGGCTGAGACACGAGGGGAGGGCAAACGGCTGCTGCGTGTGGCGGGAGGAAGGCGGAGCTACTCCTGGCGGAGGCGCGGGTCGATGGGGAGGACTCCCGGGCGCGGGTGCGGTAGGCGTTATGGGAGCTCccgccggggcggggggtggggtggggtgggggcggagGACGCTCGTGGCAGGAAGGGGGCTCCGGCTCCCGGGTGGGCGAGGGCAAGAGGGGTGGGGTCTGCATCTGGGGTGCGAGAGGCGAGAGCCCCTGGCTCTGAGGGTGCTCGGGGGAGGACTCCCCGGTATGGGGAGGTGAGAGAGGCAGTCTGATCTCTAAGCATGGGGGGCGCCCGGCTTGCAGGGCCCAGAGCGGAGCGCCAGCaggtggtgggtgggggagggtgtaTGGGGGGATGTAGTGGGGGAGGGTGCGGGGAGGAGCCGCCTGGCCACGAGGGGCGTAAGCGATGCTGAGAGGGGCAGGCGCTGGGGCTGCTGTGATCCGGTGGAGGCTGTTGGCCATGGCAGATGGATTTGTGGGGGTCCAGGGAGGGGCTCTGGCCCCCTGCATGAGGCATCGAGAAGCTCCAGGTCGCACTG
This DNA window, taken from Eschrichtius robustus isolate mEscRob2 unplaced genomic scaffold, mEscRob2.pri scaffold_707, whole genome shotgun sequence, encodes the following:
- the LOC137758170 gene encoding uncharacterized protein, which codes for MANSLHRITAAPAPAPLSTTYAPRGQAAPPRPPSPDYIPPMNPPPATSRWHSSLGPTQSPPVLPRPTREPEPPSCHERPPPHTTPRPGGSSHNAYRARARESSPPIRASARSSSAFLPPHAAALRPRLVSRPGEGEWPTRRILPTPTASRPLLWPPKPAPPAQQEALRSGHPPRLAITPPSAPRLQNDPTSHPGSQRSSPRTRTLGDTSLSPPSARCPPPPLPHSQSSSPYPSPQPHSFPAPPVPAESSTQQSPHLSPDFL